From a region of the Thermosulfurimonas sp. F29 genome:
- a CDS encoding methylated-DNA--[protein]-cysteine S-methyltransferase, with product MRCCADLEFRGRRITLLFENGVLRRVILGGADFEGIPRAPGGLLTPFRREFEAYFEGHRDYPDCPYLLEGSPFFRRCLEILRKIPRGEVRTYGWLAAEAGRPGAARAVGRILAANPLPLLFPCHRIVGKKNLGGFSAGRDWKEFLLDHEKALPFRGSSDTSVVFLTQKRERRAP from the coding sequence ATGCGCTGTTGTGCCGATCTGGAATTCCGGGGCCGCAGGATTACCCTTCTTTTTGAGAACGGAGTTCTCCGCCGCGTTATTCTGGGAGGGGCGGACTTTGAGGGGATTCCCCGGGCCCCGGGGGGCCTTCTCACGCCCTTTCGCCGGGAGTTTGAGGCCTATTTCGAGGGGCACCGGGACTATCCGGACTGTCCTTACCTCCTGGAGGGATCTCCTTTTTTTCGCCGGTGTCTGGAGATCCTTCGCAAAATTCCCCGGGGAGAGGTGCGCACCTACGGATGGCTGGCCGCGGAGGCGGGGCGGCCCGGGGCGGCCCGGGCCGTGGGGAGGATCCTGGCCGCCAATCCCCTCCCTCTCCTCTTCCCCTGCCACCGGATAGTGGGAAAGAAGAACCTCGGGGGATTTTCCGCGGGAAGGGACTGGAAGGAATTCCTCCTCGACCACGAGAAGGCCTTGCCTTTCCGGGGGTCTTCTGACACCTCTGTCGTTTTTTTGACGCAGAAGAGGGAAAGACGGGCCCCTTAG
- a CDS encoding macro domain-containing protein, with protein sequence MGVRIRLGEKVLELVQGDITEQDTEAIVNAANERLIPGGGVDGAIHRKGGPSIAEEARKIGHCPTGGAVVTGAGRLKARYVIHAVGPVYRDGRSGEPELLESAYRESLRRALELGLDSVAFPSLSTGAYGYPLEEAAPIALRTIAEFLKENEKPRLVRMVLWGEKAFSAYKEALARLAETEGGSIEEF encoded by the coding sequence ATGGGCGTAAGGATACGGTTAGGGGAAAAGGTACTGGAGCTCGTCCAGGGGGACATTACCGAGCAGGACACCGAGGCCATCGTAAACGCTGCCAACGAACGGCTGATTCCCGGCGGAGGGGTGGACGGAGCCATCCATCGCAAGGGAGGGCCGAGCATCGCCGAGGAAGCCCGGAAGATAGGGCATTGTCCCACCGGGGGTGCGGTGGTCACCGGAGCCGGGCGTCTGAAGGCCCGCTATGTGATCCACGCGGTGGGACCCGTTTATCGGGATGGACGAAGCGGAGAACCGGAGCTTCTCGAAAGCGCCTATCGGGAATCCCTCAGGAGGGCCCTGGAGCTGGGGCTCGATTCAGTGGCCTTTCCCTCCCTTTCCACCGGGGCCTACGGTTATCCACTTGAGGAGGCCGCCCCCATCGCCCTGCGGACCATAGCGGAGTTTCTCAAAGAGAACGAAAAGCCCCGTTTGGTGCGGATGGTGCTCTGGGGAGAGAAGGCCTTTTCCGCCTACAAGGAGGCCCTCGCCCGCCTTGCGGAAACCGAGGGGGGTTCCATCGAGGAATTTTAG
- a CDS encoding ferredoxin family protein, whose product MFEITINYDTCDADQECINACPAQVYDEGEDGKPVVARPEDCLGCETCVEVCPTGSITVQEV is encoded by the coding sequence ATGTTCGAGATCACCATCAACTACGACACCTGTGATGCGGATCAGGAGTGCATCAACGCCTGTCCGGCCCAGGTCTACGACGAGGGTGAGGACGGCAAGCCCGTGGTGGCCCGGCCGGAGGACTGCCTGGGGTGTGAGACCTGTGTGGAGGTGTGTCCCACGGGCTCCATCACCGTGCAGGAGGTCTAG
- a CDS encoding cobyrinate a,c-diamide synthase, producing the protein MISIPRLVISAQKGGAGKTLLTLGLLRVLSRRGYRVAPFKKGPDYIDAGWLSRASGHPCRNLDPFLMTDRQILRLFSVGARGADLAVVEGNRGLFDGVDLEGSCSTARLARLLRAPVILVLDCTKVTRSLAALVHGFQSFEEGVVLRGVVLNRVARVRHETIITRSIEHYTGVPVLGALPRLRFPFPERHLGLVPWQEFRAEEELFGMLEEVLLENLDLDRVLEIAGDASPLNISGEGLWEASSELSGMRIGVLRDRAFQFYYPENLEALEVLGAKLVYLDALRDARLPEIHALYIGGGFPETQAEALSENRSFLRDLREAGEEGLPIYAECGGLMYLGETVSWKGRSFPMCGLLPIDFEVRERPVGHGYTVVRVREENPFYPVGALIHGHEFHYSLPRIKDPGRVRLVLEVERGFGFDGRCDGAVYKRIFGTYTHVHAVATPLWLEGMVKVLRGKSSAGAWGRTLSLSGGVGKSNFKI; encoded by the coding sequence ATGATTTCGATTCCACGCCTTGTCATATCGGCCCAGAAGGGGGGAGCGGGAAAGACCCTTCTCACCCTCGGTCTCCTCCGGGTCTTATCCCGGAGGGGGTATCGTGTGGCTCCCTTCAAGAAAGGGCCGGATTACATCGACGCCGGCTGGCTTTCTCGGGCATCCGGGCATCCCTGTCGGAACCTGGATCCCTTCCTCATGACGGACCGCCAGATTCTGAGGCTCTTTTCGGTGGGGGCACGGGGAGCGGATCTGGCGGTGGTGGAGGGCAACCGGGGACTATTCGACGGAGTGGATCTCGAGGGCTCGTGCAGTACCGCCCGTCTGGCCCGTCTCCTTCGAGCTCCGGTGATCCTGGTTCTGGATTGTACCAAGGTTACGCGGAGTCTCGCGGCTCTGGTTCACGGATTCCAGAGTTTTGAAGAGGGGGTGGTTTTACGCGGAGTGGTGCTCAACCGCGTGGCCCGGGTCCGACACGAAACCATCATCACCCGATCCATCGAACACTACACCGGGGTACCCGTTTTGGGAGCTCTACCCAGACTCCGGTTCCCTTTTCCGGAAAGACATCTAGGTCTGGTGCCCTGGCAGGAATTCCGGGCCGAGGAGGAGCTTTTCGGAATGCTGGAGGAGGTCCTTCTGGAAAACCTGGATCTGGATAGGGTTCTGGAGATTGCCGGAGATGCCTCTCCCCTGAATATATCCGGGGAGGGTCTGTGGGAAGCCTCCTCCGAGCTTTCCGGAATGCGCATCGGTGTTTTGCGGGATCGGGCCTTTCAGTTTTATTATCCGGAAAATCTTGAGGCCCTGGAAGTTCTGGGGGCAAAGCTGGTCTATCTCGACGCCCTGCGGGATGCGCGTTTGCCCGAGATTCATGCCCTTTACATAGGTGGAGGGTTCCCGGAAACGCAGGCCGAGGCCCTTTCCGAAAATCGTTCCTTTCTCCGGGATCTGCGCGAGGCCGGAGAGGAGGGACTGCCCATCTATGCGGAGTGCGGAGGACTGATGTATCTAGGGGAGACGGTCTCCTGGAAGGGGCGGAGCTTTCCCATGTGCGGGTTGCTTCCCATTGATTTTGAGGTCCGCGAGAGGCCCGTGGGACACGGGTACACGGTGGTGCGGGTGCGGGAGGAAAACCCCTTCTATCCGGTGGGGGCTCTCATTCATGGGCATGAATTTCACTATTCTCTTCCCCGTATAAAGGATCCCGGGAGAGTGCGGCTGGTGCTGGAGGTGGAGCGGGGTTTCGGTTTCGACGGGCGATGTGACGGAGCGGTTTACAAAAGGATTTTCGGCACTTATACTCATGTCCATGCGGTGGCAACTCCCCTGTGGCTGGAGGGGATGGTGAAGGTCCTGCGGGGGAAAAGCTCTGCTGGAGCCTGGGGCAGGACCCTCTCCCTCAGCGGAGGGGTGGGTAAATCCAATTTTAAAATCTAA
- the dsrP gene encoding sulfate reduction electron transfer complex DsrMKJOP subunit DsrP, which translates to MFEKALVGSRKYWLWLAFLGVLILIGFLAFLAQLQYGLGITGMSRDVSWGFYVAQFTFLVGVAASGVMVVLPYYLHNHKVFGPVTVFGEFLAIAAVIMCLLFIIVDIGQTHRLFNVLLHPTPHSMLFYDMIVLNGYLALNVICGWAALHGEYKGVKYPRWVVPFIYLSIPWAFSIHTVTAFLYAGLPGRHFWLTAIMAPRFLASAFCSGPALLLIALLIAQKVSRFRVDPMAIDTLSKIITYALLANIFFFGCELFTAFYSNIPGHKASLIYLFRGLEGHAEWVIFMWMAWLLMAGAALLLVIPATRKNINTLVLACIMLFIGAWIDKGIGLLTGGFTPTPFETVTPYRPTVPELLISLGIWAVGFLIMTVLFKIAVAVKEARAA; encoded by the coding sequence ATGTTTGAAAAGGCTTTGGTAGGGAGCAGAAAATACTGGTTGTGGCTGGCCTTTCTGGGGGTACTTATTCTTATAGGGTTTCTGGCCTTTCTGGCCCAGCTCCAGTACGGTCTGGGTATCACCGGGATGAGCCGGGATGTGTCCTGGGGGTTTTATGTGGCTCAGTTTACCTTTCTGGTGGGGGTGGCGGCCTCGGGAGTGATGGTGGTGCTCCCTTACTATCTTCATAATCATAAAGTTTTCGGGCCGGTTACGGTCTTCGGCGAGTTTCTGGCCATCGCCGCGGTAATTATGTGTCTTCTCTTCATTATTGTGGACATCGGACAGACGCACCGGCTCTTTAATGTCCTGCTCCATCCCACTCCTCATTCCATGCTCTTTTATGACATGATCGTTCTTAACGGGTACCTGGCGCTCAATGTGATTTGCGGGTGGGCGGCTCTTCACGGGGAGTACAAGGGGGTGAAGTATCCCCGTTGGGTGGTGCCCTTCATATACCTTTCTATTCCCTGGGCGTTTAGCATCCACACGGTTACGGCTTTTCTGTACGCCGGTCTTCCCGGAAGACACTTCTGGCTTACGGCCATTATGGCTCCCCGGTTTCTGGCTTCGGCTTTCTGTTCGGGTCCGGCTCTTCTTCTCATTGCCCTTCTCATTGCTCAGAAGGTCTCCCGTTTTCGTGTGGATCCCATGGCCATCGATACCCTGAGTAAGATCATCACCTATGCCCTTCTGGCCAATATCTTCTTCTTCGGTTGTGAGCTCTTCACCGCTTTTTACAGTAACATTCCGGGACATAAGGCCTCCCTCATTTATCTCTTTAGAGGACTTGAGGGGCATGCGGAGTGGGTGATTTTCATGTGGATGGCCTGGCTGCTAATGGCGGGGGCGGCTCTACTGCTCGTAATCCCGGCGACCCGTAAGAACATAAATACCCTGGTTCTGGCCTGTATCATGCTTTTTATCGGGGCCTGGATTGACAAGGGTATCGGGCTTCTTACGGGTGGTTTTACCCCCACTCCTTTTGAGACCGTTACTCCCTATCGTCCCACGGTACCAGAGCTTTTAATCTCGCTGGGTATCTGGGCGGTTGGTTTTCTGATTATGACCGTGCTTTTCAAGATTGCCGTGGCCGTAAAGGAAGCTCGTGCTGCCTAG
- the dsrO gene encoding sulfate reduction electron transfer complex DsrMKJOP subunit DsrO, with product MDRRKFLKLAAISATLAGGVPGFFNREVKAKAYTPPPGALTARRWGMAIDIKKCWEHPECNDCIKACHYIHNVPHIPDRKREVKWIWKDEFEHVFPDKPNEFNNILLAHKPFLLLCNHCEHPPCVRVCPTQATFKREDGIVMMDYHRCIGCRFCMAACPFGARSFNWVDPRPYIEHFNPEFPTRMKGVVEKCLFCYERLEKGQIPACVEACKHKALIFGDLEDENSEISRLLRSRFSIRRKAELGTGPSVFYLIG from the coding sequence ATGGACAGAAGAAAATTTTTGAAGCTGGCGGCGATTTCGGCGACTCTGGCCGGGGGGGTGCCGGGATTTTTCAACCGGGAGGTGAAGGCCAAGGCATATACGCCACCCCCGGGTGCGCTTACGGCCAGGCGGTGGGGAATGGCCATTGATATAAAGAAGTGCTGGGAACATCCCGAGTGTAATGACTGTATAAAGGCCTGTCATTACATTCACAATGTTCCGCACATCCCGGATCGCAAGCGGGAGGTGAAGTGGATCTGGAAGGATGAATTCGAGCATGTATTTCCGGACAAACCCAATGAATTTAACAATATCCTGCTTGCGCATAAACCCTTTCTTCTGCTCTGTAACCACTGTGAACATCCTCCCTGCGTGCGGGTGTGTCCCACCCAGGCGACCTTCAAGCGGGAAGACGGTATCGTGATGATGGATTATCACCGTTGCATTGGTTGCCGGTTCTGTATGGCGGCCTGTCCCTTCGGGGCCCGGAGTTTCAACTGGGTGGACCCCCGACCCTACATCGAGCACTTCAATCCGGAGTTTCCCACCCGGATGAAGGGTGTGGTGGAGAAGTGTCTCTTCTGTTACGAAAGGCTGGAGAAGGGGCAGATTCCGGCGTGCGTGGAGGCCTGCAAGCACAAGGCGCTGATCTTCGGAGATCTTGAGGACGAGAATTCCGAGATAAGCCGGTTGCTCCGGTCGAGGTTTTCCATTCGCCGTAAGGCTGAACTTGGCACCGGGCCTTCGGTGTTTTACCTGATCGGTTAA
- the dsrJ gene encoding sulfate reduction electron transfer complex DsrMKJOP subunit DsrJ, whose protein sequence is MYNSDKVIPGIIIFVLFVTFPIWWNHAKTVAAPQPELPKGRCVESKAYMRSHHMQLLNRWRNEAIREGMRIYTSSDGKRFWISLQNGCMKCHHDKSKFCDRCHRFAAVEPYCWNCHIPPETKKFEEPRASRLLRLFHVPPKLVGTKNTEE, encoded by the coding sequence ATGTACAACAGCGACAAGGTGATTCCGGGGATTATTATCTTCGTTCTGTTCGTGACGTTTCCCATCTGGTGGAATCACGCCAAGACGGTGGCGGCGCCTCAGCCGGAGTTGCCCAAAGGGCGCTGTGTGGAGTCCAAGGCTTACATGCGCTCGCATCACATGCAGCTTCTCAATCGGTGGCGAAACGAGGCTATTCGGGAGGGGATGCGGATTTACACCTCTTCGGACGGGAAACGTTTTTGGATCAGTCTGCAGAACGGATGTATGAAGTGCCATCACGATAAAAGTAAGTTCTGTGACCGCTGTCACAGGTTTGCGGCGGTGGAGCCCTATTGCTGGAACTGCCACATTCCTCCGGAGACGAAGAAGTTTGAGGAACCCAGGGCCTCCAGGTTACTGCGATTGTTTCATGTGCCGCCTAAACTGGTAGGAACGAAAAATACCGAAGAATAG
- the dsrK gene encoding sulfate reduction electron transfer complex DsrMKJOP subunit DsrK, producing MALPKRDELLKEVNYDRMPEKHWMDTKPEFRPGTYCYAGEPEVVKDLGLPNPRKWQPHDEDWKLPENWKEIVLNAIRDRMNRFRSFKLFMDICVRCGACADKCHFFLGTGDPKNMPVLRAELMRSVVKGEFTRSGKLFGRLAGARKLTEDVIKEWFYYYYQCTECRRCSVFCPYGIDTAEITILAREILHEIGVNIDWILKPVRFSAEIGNHIGLQPHTIKENIEFLLDDIEEITGIRPEVPLNKKGAEILFVTPSADFFADPGIYTFMGYVLLFHYLGLDWTLSTYAAEGGNFGFFTSHEMMRKLHAKIYHEAERLKVKWILGGECGHMWRVVHQYEDTMLGPAPKNLEVPKSPITGTVFEHAKSTKIVHICEFTADLIAHGKLELDPSRNDHLVVTFHDSCNTSRGMGIFEEPRFILRHVCNNFYEMPENTIREKTFCCGSGSGLNTDEYMEMRMRGGFPRANAVEYVHEKHGVNHLACICAIDRATLTPLMKYWVPAVSVGGVHELVGNALVIPGEKKRTTDLRFQPLKGAEEEA from the coding sequence ATGGCGCTACCTAAAAGAGACGAGCTCTTGAAGGAAGTAAATTACGATCGGATGCCGGAAAAACACTGGATGGACACCAAGCCGGAGTTTCGTCCGGGCACCTACTGTTATGCCGGCGAACCGGAGGTGGTGAAGGACCTGGGGCTTCCCAATCCCCGCAAGTGGCAGCCCCACGACGAGGACTGGAAGCTTCCCGAGAACTGGAAGGAGATCGTGCTAAACGCCATCCGGGATCGGATGAATCGATTCCGGTCCTTCAAGCTTTTTATGGATATCTGCGTGCGCTGCGGTGCCTGTGCGGACAAGTGTCACTTCTTCCTGGGGACCGGAGATCCCAAGAACATGCCGGTTCTCCGGGCGGAGCTCATGCGTTCGGTGGTCAAGGGGGAGTTTACCCGGAGCGGGAAGCTTTTCGGGCGGCTGGCCGGGGCCCGGAAGCTCACCGAGGATGTAATCAAGGAGTGGTTTTATTACTACTATCAGTGTACGGAGTGCCGCCGTTGCTCGGTCTTCTGTCCCTACGGGATCGACACGGCGGAGATCACCATTCTGGCCCGGGAGATCCTGCACGAGATCGGGGTGAACATCGACTGGATTCTCAAGCCGGTGCGCTTTTCCGCGGAGATCGGAAACCACATCGGCCTTCAGCCGCACACCATCAAGGAAAACATTGAATTTTTGCTGGACGACATCGAGGAGATAACCGGCATTCGTCCCGAGGTGCCCCTCAATAAGAAGGGGGCGGAGATCCTCTTCGTGACCCCCTCGGCGGACTTCTTTGCCGACCCCGGAATCTACACCTTCATGGGTTATGTGCTTCTCTTTCACTATCTCGGTCTGGACTGGACGCTGAGTACTTATGCGGCCGAGGGTGGAAACTTTGGATTTTTTACTTCACACGAGATGATGCGGAAGCTTCACGCCAAGATCTATCACGAGGCGGAGCGTCTGAAGGTCAAGTGGATTCTGGGCGGTGAGTGCGGGCACATGTGGCGGGTGGTGCACCAGTACGAGGACACCATGCTCGGGCCTGCGCCGAAGAACCTGGAGGTGCCCAAATCTCCCATAACCGGTACGGTTTTTGAGCACGCGAAAAGCACCAAGATCGTCCACATCTGTGAATTTACCGCGGACCTCATCGCTCACGGAAAGCTTGAGCTCGATCCCAGTCGGAACGATCACCTGGTGGTCACCTTCCACGACTCCTGCAACACCTCCCGGGGCATGGGTATCTTTGAGGAGCCTCGTTTCATCCTCAGGCATGTCTGCAACAACTTTTACGAGATGCCCGAAAACACCATTCGGGAGAAGACCTTCTGCTGCGGAAGCGGATCCGGTCTCAATACCGACGAATACATGGAGATGCGGATGCGGGGTGGTTTCCCCCGGGCCAACGCCGTGGAATATGTGCACGAGAAACACGGGGTCAATCATCTGGCCTGCATCTGTGCCATTGATCGAGCTACGCTCACACCCCTTATGAAATACTGGGTGCCGGCGGTGAGTGTGGGCGGCGTGCACGAACTGGTGGGTAACGCCCTGGTGATACCGGGCGAAAAGAAACGCACCACCGACCTTCGTTTTCAGCCCTTAAAAGGAGCCGAGGAGGAGGCCTAA
- the dsrM gene encoding sulfate reduction electron transfer complex DsrMKJOP subunit DsrM, translating into MNVVAALVAVIGMVILVWLGVGVLKLYTLFGVVVPYAAFLTFLIGLVYRMVNWAKSPVPFKITTTCGQQKSLPWIKHSRLESPANNFEVVLRMALEVLAFRSLFRNLRADLRGRKLYYGSSKWLWLGAILFHWSFFIILIRHFRLFSYPVPGFIKTLDAVDSFFHIGLPHLYMTDVAILAGLTFLLLRRLVDAKVNYISHASDYFPLFLIFGLVISGMLMRYFLRVDLVSVKELTMGLVTLHPKVPQGIGLIFFVHLFFISVLVAYFPFSKLVHMVGVFFSPTRNLPNDNRRVRHINPWWEGVPPKFLTYCEWQEKFKDKLEESGQPIDEDCYEKKS; encoded by the coding sequence ATGAATGTGGTAGCCGCATTGGTGGCCGTCATCGGGATGGTTATTTTGGTCTGGTTGGGGGTCGGTGTATTAAAGCTCTACACCCTTTTCGGGGTGGTGGTACCCTACGCAGCCTTTCTTACCTTCCTCATCGGTCTGGTTTACCGGATGGTGAACTGGGCCAAGTCTCCTGTGCCTTTCAAGATCACCACCACCTGCGGGCAGCAGAAGAGTCTTCCCTGGATCAAGCACAGCCGTCTGGAGAGTCCGGCCAACAACTTCGAGGTGGTGTTGCGCATGGCCCTGGAGGTTCTGGCCTTCCGGTCGCTTTTCCGGAATCTGCGGGCCGATCTTCGGGGCCGGAAACTCTACTACGGTTCCAGTAAGTGGCTTTGGCTGGGGGCCATCCTTTTCCACTGGTCTTTCTTCATTATTCTAATTCGGCACTTCCGGCTCTTTTCTTATCCGGTGCCCGGTTTTATTAAGACCCTTGATGCGGTGGATAGTTTCTTTCACATAGGGCTACCTCATCTTTACATGACCGATGTGGCCATTCTGGCCGGTCTTACCTTCCTTCTTCTCCGGCGCCTGGTGGACGCCAAGGTGAACTACATTTCGCACGCTTCGGATTACTTTCCGCTCTTTCTCATCTTCGGTCTGGTGATTTCCGGAATGCTCATGCGGTACTTCCTCCGGGTGGATCTCGTTTCGGTTAAGGAGCTCACCATGGGGCTGGTGACCCTGCATCCCAAGGTGCCGCAGGGGATAGGTCTGATTTTCTTCGTGCACCTTTTCTTCATCAGCGTGCTGGTGGCCTACTTCCCCTTCAGCAAGCTGGTGCACATGGTGGGGGTCTTTTTCAGCCCCACCCGCAACCTTCCCAACGACAACCGTCGGGTGCGGCACATCAATCCGTGGTGGGAGGGTGTTCCGCCTAAGTTCCTGACTTACTGCGAGTGGCAGGAGAAGTTTAAGGACAAGCTTGAGGAGTCCGGGCAGCCCATAGACGAGGACTGTTACGAAAAGAAATCCTAA
- a CDS encoding RsbRD N-terminal domain-containing protein, with product MTLKAARILKAHESSLFKVLREKVYETFPRETVRFLKRETDRFENPLGYRLEEGLKGLVNQLAGDLSWERVDYYLDRIIKIEAVQSRRPSEALAFLFFLKSAVREVVGEEILRQYGPEALLEVEDRIDAFMLRAFNQYMEARERLNEIKFQEWKSRLYLLLKRAGYLYDEREGSLPPEASYNEKTH from the coding sequence ATGACCTTAAAAGCGGCCCGTATCCTCAAGGCGCATGAGAGTTCTCTCTTTAAGGTGTTGCGGGAAAAGGTGTATGAGACTTTCCCGAGGGAGACGGTTCGCTTTTTGAAGAGGGAAACCGATCGTTTCGAGAATCCTCTCGGGTATCGGCTGGAGGAGGGGCTAAAGGGTCTGGTAAATCAGCTGGCGGGAGATCTTTCCTGGGAGAGGGTGGATTATTATCTGGACCGTATTATTAAGATCGAGGCGGTTCAGAGTCGCAGGCCGTCGGAGGCGCTGGCTTTTCTCTTTTTTCTGAAGTCAGCGGTTCGGGAGGTGGTAGGGGAGGAGATTTTGCGCCAGTATGGTCCGGAGGCATTGTTGGAGGTAGAGGATCGTATTGATGCTTTTATGCTTCGGGCTTTTAATCAATACATGGAGGCCCGGGAAAGGCTCAACGAGATAAAGTTTCAGGAGTGGAAGAGCCGGCTTTATCTTCTTCTCAAGAGGGCGGGTTATCTTTATGACGAGAGGGAGGGGAGCCTCCCGCCGGAGGCTTCTTATAACGAAAAAACTCACTAG
- a CDS encoding DUF763 domain-containing protein codes for MRRTGVAELPLHGGRAPRWLFQRMVRLSRALVLVILEEFGRNELLRRLSDPFWFQAFGCVLGFDWHSSGLTTTVCGALKEALKPLARETGVFVCGGKARASLRTPQEILSWAERVGLPESFREFPEISRLTAKVDNTALQDGYQLYHHTFVFTVDGEWAVIQQGLNESTSYARRYHWFSGSLRDPVEEPHTGIASLRREQVVLDLTARRSRPVREALCEMLREPPEKILAEIKRAVSLTLPGRHDLRESDLHPRGLEKVLLAAYERPPRDFRELLAIRGLGPRSLRALTLVSELLYDVEASREDPARYAFAHGGKDGHPFPVDRRVYDETVAFLEETLRRTRVGDRDRLSAFRRLSNLFKL; via the coding sequence ATGAGACGCACCGGAGTGGCCGAACTCCCTCTTCACGGGGGAAGGGCTCCCCGCTGGCTTTTTCAGCGGATGGTGCGTTTGAGCCGGGCCCTGGTGCTGGTCATTCTCGAGGAGTTCGGGCGCAACGAGCTCCTGCGGCGGCTCTCGGATCCCTTCTGGTTCCAGGCCTTCGGATGCGTGCTCGGGTTCGACTGGCACTCCTCCGGTCTCACCACCACGGTGTGCGGTGCCCTAAAGGAGGCCCTGAAGCCCCTGGCCCGGGAAACGGGGGTTTTCGTCTGCGGGGGAAAGGCCCGGGCCAGCCTGCGCACCCCTCAGGAGATCCTTTCCTGGGCCGAAAGGGTTGGGCTTCCGGAAAGCTTCAGGGAATTCCCCGAGATCTCCCGCCTCACCGCCAAGGTGGACAACACCGCTCTTCAGGACGGATACCAGCTCTACCACCACACCTTCGTTTTCACCGTGGACGGAGAGTGGGCCGTGATACAACAGGGACTTAACGAGAGCACCTCCTACGCCCGGCGTTATCACTGGTTTTCGGGAAGTCTCCGGGATCCGGTGGAGGAACCCCACACGGGGATCGCCTCGTTGCGGCGGGAGCAGGTGGTCCTCGACCTCACTGCCCGGAGGAGCCGCCCGGTGCGGGAGGCCCTGTGCGAGATGCTCCGGGAGCCCCCGGAAAAGATCCTGGCCGAAATCAAGAGGGCGGTCTCCCTGACCCTCCCCGGCCGACACGATCTCCGGGAGTCCGATCTTCACCCCCGGGGTCTGGAAAAGGTCCTGCTTGCCGCTTACGAAAGGCCTCCGCGGGACTTCCGCGAGCTTCTGGCCATCCGGGGGCTCGGTCCCCGGAGCCTCCGGGCCCTCACCCTGGTGTCCGAGCTCCTCTACGATGTGGAGGCCTCCCGGGAGGATCCGGCCCGCTACGCCTTCGCCCACGGAGGCAAAGACGGCCATCCCTTTCCCGTGGACCGAAGGGTCTACGACGAAACGGTGGCCTTTCTGGAGGAAACCCTCCGGCGGACCCGGGTGGGCGACCGGGACCGCCTTTCCGCCTTCCGCCGCCTCTCAAACCTTTTTAAACTTTAG
- the pyrF gene encoding orotidine-5'-phosphate decarboxylase, with protein MDARVVSRLVFPLDVPDLSEARRWVRRLKGLVGVFKVGLELFVAEGPAAVEMVREEAGAEVFLDLKLNDIPATVAAAVRSASRLGADMLTVHMLAGRWAVREAARAAEGGLRIFAVTILTSLSRADLMEVGYSPELSRDIGEAALRLAGLAYRCGVHGVVCSAKEVARVKEAYPHLLTVVPGVRPDWLDEHLADDQKRIASPREAISAGADYLVVGRPIRESPDPRGVAERILSEMAEAFAERYGG; from the coding sequence GTGGACGCAAGGGTGGTAAGTAGGCTCGTCTTTCCGCTGGATGTGCCGGATCTTTCCGAGGCCCGGCGCTGGGTGAGGAGGCTCAAGGGCCTGGTGGGCGTTTTCAAGGTAGGGCTGGAGCTGTTCGTGGCCGAGGGGCCCGCGGCGGTGGAGATGGTCCGGGAAGAGGCCGGGGCGGAGGTGTTTCTGGATCTCAAGCTGAACGACATACCGGCCACGGTGGCGGCGGCGGTGCGCTCGGCCTCCCGGCTGGGGGCGGACATGCTCACCGTGCACATGCTGGCGGGGCGGTGGGCGGTAAGGGAAGCGGCCCGGGCCGCCGAGGGAGGGCTCAGGATTTTCGCCGTCACCATCCTCACCTCCCTCTCCCGGGCCGATCTCATGGAGGTGGGCTATTCCCCCGAGCTCTCCCGGGACATAGGAGAGGCGGCTCTGCGTCTGGCCGGCCTGGCCTACCGCTGCGGGGTCCACGGGGTGGTCTGTTCGGCCAAGGAGGTGGCCCGCGTCAAGGAGGCCTATCCCCACCTTCTTACCGTGGTGCCCGGGGTGCGTCCGGACTGGCTCGACGAACACCTCGCCGACGACCAGAAGCGCATCGCCTCTCCACGGGAGGCCATTTCCGCCGGGGCCGATTACCTGGTGGTGGGCCGTCCCATCCGGGAATCCCCGGATCCCCGGGGCGTGGCCGAGCGTATCCTTTCCGAGATGGCCGAGGCCTTTGCCGAAAGGTACGGGGGATGA